One Ilumatobacter coccineus YM16-304 genomic window, GATGTTTCCTTTGGACCGGGACCGAGGGAAACAAGCGGATGTTTCCTTTGGACCGGGTCGAAAAGAAACAAGCGGGTCAGGACGGTTTGGTGGCGGCCATCGTGTACATCATCGGACACCGGTCGATCTGATGGTCGGGGAGGAAGAACAGCTCGTCGCGTTCGATCTGATTCGGGAGCATTCGCCAATCGAGGCGTCGGTGCTCCTCGAGCGTCGTCACCGTCAGACCAGCCGAGGTCAACGCCGTGAACACCTCGCCGATTCCGTGGTTCCACTCGTGTGAGCGGGTGTTCGTCAGCTGCTCGCCGGCGGTGTCGACGTACGTGTCGGCCTCGTCGAACGTGAGCGGTTCGACCGTTTCGAAGTAGGGGTACTTCAACCGCAGCCCGGCGTCGGTCTCGTCGGCCGACATGGTGTCGTCGAGCGCATACGCGATCGGATGGCACTCCCGGAGATGGAACCGGCCGCCCGGCTTCACCAGCGCCGCGCACACCTCACCCCATCGGGCGATGTCGGGCAGCCAGTTGAGCGCGCCGACGCCGGTGTAGACGAGGTCGAACTGCTCGCCGCCGAGCGCGTCGACCGCGTCGTACACGTTCGACTCGACGAACGTTCCGGGGGTGTCGACCGACGCGAACAACTCCCGGGCCGCGTCGAGCGACGCTTCCGACTGATCGAGCCCCACGACGTCGGCGCCGAGCCGGGCCAACGACAACGTGTCGGTTCCGATGTGGCACTGCAGGTGCACCGCGCGCAGTCCGGCGATGTCGCCGAGGTACTGCCGATCGAAGTCGACCACGTCGCTGAGCAACGCCCGATCGTCACGAAAGCGATCGAGGCGATACCCGGTCGACCCTCGCGCGTGCAATCGAGCCCGGTCGTCCCAGTTCAGCCGGTTCGCCTCGATGTACCCCTCGTTCGCCATCCACCACGTTCGCACACCACTTCACCCGCTTTGCCCCTCGATTCCGTCACCGATGACGGATCTGAGGGGCAAAGCAGTTCAGACGGGTTTCTTTGGGGGGCGGTGAGGAGTGGTCTCGGTCACATGTCGTTGCGACGTAGCGATATGTCGCTATAGTAACGACATATCGATAATGAAATCGATAGTCTGTACCGAAATGGAGACCTGAATGGGACAGCACCACACCGCTCCCGAACGAGGAGCGTTCTCAGAACGAGGAACCGGTCGAGGCCGCGGACGCCGAAAGATGCGTCGCTGGAACGACTCGGACCACGAACGAAAGGGGGGCCACATGCGCCACCACGAACACTCACCACACAGCCGAGGCGGACGCCATCGGGCCCGTCGGGGCGCGATCGTGACCGCTGCGCTGCTGCTGCTCGACGAGCGGCCGATGCACGGCTACGAACTCATCACCGAACTCGAGGCACGCAGCGACGGTCGCTGGCGGCCCAGCCCCGGCACGATGTACCCCGCACTCAACCGGATGGAAGAGCGAGGCCTCGTCGACGTCGAAGAGATCGACGGCAAGCGACAGTTCAGCCTCACCGAGGCCGGCCGAACGCGGGTCGCCGAATACCGCGACGCCAAGAGCGACGATGAGCCGGCGCCCTGGGACGACAACGGACACGGCGAGCGCGGCGATCTCCGCGGCGCCATGGCCGAACTCGTCGGCCAAGCACGTCAGATCGGCCGCTTCGGCACGCCCGAGCAGGTCGAGCAGGCGAAGTCGGTACTGGCCGACACCAAGCGCAAGCTCTACGCCATCCTCGCCGCCGAGCCCGACGAGCCGGCCGAGCCGGGCGACGCCGAGTGAACGACCGGACGGTTTGTCTCTGAGACAAACCGTCCGGGGTCAGACGGGGTCGGGACGCGCGCCGGGGTTGGGGCCCTCGGTGCGCGTCTTCTTCAATTCGAAGAAGCCGTCGACGTCCATCATCGCCACCAGCGCATCCCACATCTTCAGCGAGTCGTCGCCGGTCGGCACCTTCGTGATGACCGGGCCGAAGTAGCCGACGCGCTCGCCGCGCGAGTTCTTCATCGCGATGATCGGCGTGCCGACGTCGTTGCCGACGAGGCCGAGGCCGTCGTCCATCGCCGCTTGGATCGCCGGGTCCCACTGCTCGTCGGTGGCGGCCGATGCGAACGACGTGTCGAGCCCGACGGCCTCGAGTGCCTCGGCGACCTCGAAGTCGCGGTTGCCGTCGTGGTGGAGGCGTGCGCCGAGTTCCCAGTAGAGCTTGAACACGTCGTGGTTGCCCTGCTCGGGCGACTCGGCGGCCGCTCGCATGGCTTCCATCACTCGCAGGTGGCCGTGGGTCTGCTCCGCCGCCGTGCGGTACTCCGAACCCTCGGGCGGGTCGTTCTTGAACAGCAGGCTGATCGAGCGCCACGTGACGGAGATGTCACGGTGTGGCACCACCTCGTCGACGACCCAACGGGCCGTCGCCCAGCAGAACGGGCAGGCGGGGTCGATCCAGAACTCGATCTCGGTCGTCGTGTCACTCATGCGTCGAGCCTCGCAGCGTGAGTCGGCGGTGCAAACGGTCGAGCTTCGAAACTTCCTCGAACGGCCTTCCGCCCTCAGCCCGAGCCCGGCGGTCGGGCTCGCTCGTCACCGACGTTTGCGGGCCCGGTGGTCGGCCGTGTGTGTGCGGCTCGCGCAGCGCGGATCGGAGCAGAAGCGCTTCGATCGGTTGCGCGTGGCGTCGTAGAAGAGTCGTTCGCAGTCGTCGGCGCCGCATCGACCGAAACGGATGGTGCCATTGTCGCAGATCTCCTGCGCGAGCGCCATGAGCAGGTCGGCCATCACCTGGTCGTCGAACTTGGCGGTGGCCGGCGTCCAGTGGATGTGATGTCCGACGCCTCCGTGGTCGACGATCGACGGGGTGATCGGGATCTCGATCAGTTCCTCGGTGACCTTCGCAGCCGCGGTGTCGATGTCGAGATCGGGCAGCTCGGTGAGGAACG contains:
- a CDS encoding class I SAM-dependent methyltransferase — translated: MANEGYIEANRLNWDDRARLHARGSTGYRLDRFRDDRALLSDVVDFDRQYLGDIAGLRAVHLQCHIGTDTLSLARLGADVVGLDQSEASLDAARELFASVDTPGTFVESNVYDAVDALGGEQFDLVYTGVGALNWLPDIARWGEVCAALVKPGGRFHLRECHPIAYALDDTMSADETDAGLRLKYPYFETVEPLTFDEADTYVDTAGEQLTNTRSHEWNHGIGEVFTALTSAGLTVTTLEEHRRLDWRMLPNQIERDELFFLPDHQIDRCPMMYTMAATKPS
- a CDS encoding PadR family transcriptional regulator, giving the protein MTAALLLLDERPMHGYELITELEARSDGRWRPSPGTMYPALNRMEERGLVDVEEIDGKRQFSLTEAGRTRVAEYRDAKSDDEPAPWDDNGHGERGDLRGAMAELVGQARQIGRFGTPEQVEQAKSVLADTKRKLYAILAAEPDEPAEPGDAE
- a CDS encoding mycothiol-dependent nitroreductase Rv2466c family protein, whose amino-acid sequence is MSDTTTEIEFWIDPACPFCWATARWVVDEVVPHRDISVTWRSISLLFKNDPPEGSEYRTAAEQTHGHLRVMEAMRAAAESPEQGNHDVFKLYWELGARLHHDGNRDFEVAEALEAVGLDTSFASAATDEQWDPAIQAAMDDGLGLVGNDVGTPIIAMKNSRGERVGYFGPVITKVPTGDDSLKMWDALVAMMDVDGFFELKKTRTEGPNPGARPDPV
- a CDS encoding CGNR zinc finger domain-containing protein — its product is MYVASVTESEARITLETLLELSNGLTDESSDTRSTLDDAGFSRAAEASEASVQRVTQRIAAMTPFLTELPDLDIDTAAAKVTEELIEIPITPSIVDHGGVGHHIHWTPATAKFDDQVMADLLMALAQEICDNGTIRFGRCGADDCERLFYDATRNRSKRFCSDPRCASRTHTADHRARKRR